One genomic window of Motacilla alba alba isolate MOTALB_02 chromosome 1, Motacilla_alba_V1.0_pri, whole genome shotgun sequence includes the following:
- the TBX19 gene encoding T-box transcription factor TBX19 isoform X2 translates to MFPVLKISVSGLDPNAMYSFLLDFAPTDGHRWKYVNGEWVPAGKPELPNHSCVYIHPDSPNFGAHWMKAAISFSKVKLTNKLNGSGQIMLNSLHKYEPQVHIVRVGGPHRMVMNCSFPETQFIAVTAYQNEEITALKIKYNPFAKAFLDAKERNHSKDAPETVSEGQHMTYSHLGGWLISSPDPMCASGSSNYQYSGALPLPTPQAPHSCERYPALRGHRAAPYPPSYMQRNHFPSVNLLDSSSNNLQVFSGHDSWTLPSSPHTNLLSVPHTKGGASPGPSHYPCLWTVSNSAVNAANPGSEVNSNPASVFLRGNVPLPAASSVQIPLQGMVSGSMEAQGEGTLTRLTDSVWTSSHSF, encoded by the exons ATGTTCCCTGTTTTGAAGATCAGCGTGTCAGGCTTGGATCCAAATGCCATGTATTCCTTCCTGCTGGACTTTGCTCCGACAGATGGCCACCGCTGGAAGTATGTCAATGGAGAATGGGTGCCAGCTGGGAAACCAGAGCTACCAAACCACAGCTGTGTCTACATCCACCCAGACTCTCCCAACTTTGGGGCCCATTGGATGAAAGCTGCCATTTCCTTCAGCAAAGTCAAACTTACCAACAAGCTCAATGGGAGTGGGCAG aTAATGTTGAACTCCCTGCACAAATACGAGCCCCAGGTGCACATAGTTCGTGTAGGAGGCCCCCACCGGATGGTGATGAACTGCTCCTTCCCTGAGACGCAGTTCATAGCGGTGACTGCTTACCAGAATGAAGAG ATAACAGCTCTCAAAATCAAGTATAATCCCTTTGCCAAAGCCTTCCTGGATGCAAAGGAAAG aaaccATTCTAAGGATGCTCCAGAGACAGTTTCTGAAGGTCAACATATGACATATTCTCACT TGGGTGGCTGGTTGATTTCCAGCCCAGATCCAATGTGTGCCTCGGGAAGCTCTAATTACCAGTACAGTGGAGCTTTGCCTCTGCCCACTCCGCAGGCTCCCCACAGCTGCGAGAGATACCCAGCCCTGCGAGGCCATCGGGCTGCTCCATACCCACCCTCCTACATGCAGAGGAATCACTTCCCTTCAG TTAACTTATTGGACAGCTCCAGCAATAATCTTCAGGTATTCTCAGGACACGATAGCTGGACTTTGCCATCCTCTCCACACACTAATTTGCTCTCAGTGCCACACACAAAGGGAGGCGCCAGCCCTGGACCCAG ccactACCCTTGCCTGTGGACAGTGAGCAACAGTGCTGTAAATGCTGCCAACCCAGGAAGCGAGGTGAACAGCAACCCTGCAAGTGTGTTTTTAAGGGGTAATGTCCCCTTACCTGCTGCATCATCAGTGCAAATCCCTCTGCAGGGTATGGTGTCTGGCAGCATGGAAGCACAAGGGGAAGGCACTCTCACCAGACTGACTGACTCTGTGTGGACATCCTCACACTCCTTTTAA
- the TBX19 gene encoding T-box transcription factor TBX19 isoform X3 produces the protein MYAAKTISRYPERRMFPVLKISVSGLDPNAMYSFLLDFAPTDGHRWKYVNGEWVPAGKPELPNHSCVYIHPDSPNFGAHWMKAAISFSKVKLTNKLNGSGQIMLNSLHKYEPQVHIVRVGGPHRMVMNCSFPETQFIAVTAYQNEEITALKIKYNPFAKAFLDAKERNHSKDAPETVSEGQHMTYSHLGGWLISSPDPMCASGSSNYQYSGALPLPTPQAPHSCERYPALRGHRAAPYPPSYMQRNHFPSVNLLDSSSNNLQVFSGHDSWTLPSSPHTNLLSVPHTKGGASPGPSHYPCLWTVSNSAVNAANPGSEGMVSGSMEAQGEGTLTRLTDSVWTSSHSF, from the exons ATGTATGCAGCAAAAACTATATCAAGGTATCCAGAAAG GAGGATGTTCCCTGTTTTGAAGATCAGCGTGTCAGGCTTGGATCCAAATGCCATGTATTCCTTCCTGCTGGACTTTGCTCCGACAGATGGCCACCGCTGGAAGTATGTCAATGGAGAATGGGTGCCAGCTGGGAAACCAGAGCTACCAAACCACAGCTGTGTCTACATCCACCCAGACTCTCCCAACTTTGGGGCCCATTGGATGAAAGCTGCCATTTCCTTCAGCAAAGTCAAACTTACCAACAAGCTCAATGGGAGTGGGCAG aTAATGTTGAACTCCCTGCACAAATACGAGCCCCAGGTGCACATAGTTCGTGTAGGAGGCCCCCACCGGATGGTGATGAACTGCTCCTTCCCTGAGACGCAGTTCATAGCGGTGACTGCTTACCAGAATGAAGAG ATAACAGCTCTCAAAATCAAGTATAATCCCTTTGCCAAAGCCTTCCTGGATGCAAAGGAAAG aaaccATTCTAAGGATGCTCCAGAGACAGTTTCTGAAGGTCAACATATGACATATTCTCACT TGGGTGGCTGGTTGATTTCCAGCCCAGATCCAATGTGTGCCTCGGGAAGCTCTAATTACCAGTACAGTGGAGCTTTGCCTCTGCCCACTCCGCAGGCTCCCCACAGCTGCGAGAGATACCCAGCCCTGCGAGGCCATCGGGCTGCTCCATACCCACCCTCCTACATGCAGAGGAATCACTTCCCTTCAG TTAACTTATTGGACAGCTCCAGCAATAATCTTCAGGTATTCTCAGGACACGATAGCTGGACTTTGCCATCCTCTCCACACACTAATTTGCTCTCAGTGCCACACACAAAGGGAGGCGCCAGCCCTGGACCCAG ccactACCCTTGCCTGTGGACAGTGAGCAACAGTGCTGTAAATGCTGCCAACCCAGGAAGCGAG GGTATGGTGTCTGGCAGCATGGAAGCACAAGGGGAAGGCACTCTCACCAGACTGACTGACTCTGTGTGGACATCCTCACACTCCTTTTAA
- the TBX19 gene encoding T-box transcription factor TBX19 isoform X1 codes for MYAAKTISRYPERRMFPVLKISVSGLDPNAMYSFLLDFAPTDGHRWKYVNGEWVPAGKPELPNHSCVYIHPDSPNFGAHWMKAAISFSKVKLTNKLNGSGQIMLNSLHKYEPQVHIVRVGGPHRMVMNCSFPETQFIAVTAYQNEEITALKIKYNPFAKAFLDAKERNHSKDAPETVSEGQHMTYSHLGGWLISSPDPMCASGSSNYQYSGALPLPTPQAPHSCERYPALRGHRAAPYPPSYMQRNHFPSVNLLDSSSNNLQVFSGHDSWTLPSSPHTNLLSVPHTKGGASPGPSHYPCLWTVSNSAVNAANPGSEVNSNPASVFLRGNVPLPAASSVQIPLQGMVSGSMEAQGEGTLTRLTDSVWTSSHSF; via the exons ATGTATGCAGCAAAAACTATATCAAGGTATCCAGAAAG GAGGATGTTCCCTGTTTTGAAGATCAGCGTGTCAGGCTTGGATCCAAATGCCATGTATTCCTTCCTGCTGGACTTTGCTCCGACAGATGGCCACCGCTGGAAGTATGTCAATGGAGAATGGGTGCCAGCTGGGAAACCAGAGCTACCAAACCACAGCTGTGTCTACATCCACCCAGACTCTCCCAACTTTGGGGCCCATTGGATGAAAGCTGCCATTTCCTTCAGCAAAGTCAAACTTACCAACAAGCTCAATGGGAGTGGGCAG aTAATGTTGAACTCCCTGCACAAATACGAGCCCCAGGTGCACATAGTTCGTGTAGGAGGCCCCCACCGGATGGTGATGAACTGCTCCTTCCCTGAGACGCAGTTCATAGCGGTGACTGCTTACCAGAATGAAGAG ATAACAGCTCTCAAAATCAAGTATAATCCCTTTGCCAAAGCCTTCCTGGATGCAAAGGAAAG aaaccATTCTAAGGATGCTCCAGAGACAGTTTCTGAAGGTCAACATATGACATATTCTCACT TGGGTGGCTGGTTGATTTCCAGCCCAGATCCAATGTGTGCCTCGGGAAGCTCTAATTACCAGTACAGTGGAGCTTTGCCTCTGCCCACTCCGCAGGCTCCCCACAGCTGCGAGAGATACCCAGCCCTGCGAGGCCATCGGGCTGCTCCATACCCACCCTCCTACATGCAGAGGAATCACTTCCCTTCAG TTAACTTATTGGACAGCTCCAGCAATAATCTTCAGGTATTCTCAGGACACGATAGCTGGACTTTGCCATCCTCTCCACACACTAATTTGCTCTCAGTGCCACACACAAAGGGAGGCGCCAGCCCTGGACCCAG ccactACCCTTGCCTGTGGACAGTGAGCAACAGTGCTGTAAATGCTGCCAACCCAGGAAGCGAGGTGAACAGCAACCCTGCAAGTGTGTTTTTAAGGGGTAATGTCCCCTTACCTGCTGCATCATCAGTGCAAATCCCTCTGCAGGGTATGGTGTCTGGCAGCATGGAAGCACAAGGGGAAGGCACTCTCACCAGACTGACTGACTCTGTGTGGACATCCTCACACTCCTTTTAA